The following are encoded in a window of Trichocoleus sp. FACHB-46 genomic DNA:
- the groES gene encoding co-chaperone GroES produces MAAVSLSVSTVKPLGDRVFVKVSAAEEKTAGGILLPDNAKEKPQVGEVVQVGPGKRNDDGARQELEVQIGDKVLYSKYAGTDIKLGTEEYVLLSEKDILAIVS; encoded by the coding sequence ATGGCAGCTGTATCTCTGAGCGTTTCTACCGTTAAGCCTTTGGGCGATCGCGTATTTGTTAAAGTCAGCGCGGCTGAAGAAAAAACCGCAGGTGGCATCCTTCTGCCTGACAACGCTAAGGAGAAGCCTCAGGTTGGAGAAGTTGTCCAAGTAGGTCCTGGCAAGCGTAACGACGATGGTGCTCGTCAGGAACTCGAAGTACAAATTGGTGACAAAGTACTGTACTCCAAGTATGCAGGGACCGACATCAAATTGGGTACCGAAGAGTACGTATTGCTCTCTGAG